In Rhizobium sp. BT04, the following proteins share a genomic window:
- a CDS encoding NAD(P)/FAD-dependent oxidoreductase, whose product MAHFVILGAGECGARAAFALREKGFDGEITLVGAEALHPYERPPLSKAGSADANAPKFIATVEKYAESGIRLLTGLEARDVDTTSKTVTLSQGTTLSYDKLLLATGAAARSFPGAPEGSAHIRSLRTHHDATALRDVMKPGRHIAIIGGGFIGLELAATARLLGAEVTVIEGLERVLKRGVPEEIAHLLTERHRAEGVEIRCGVSIEALTVERGKALIRLSTDEAITADLVLVGIGARPNVEIAERAGLTIDNGIAVDAYLQTSAPDVFAAGDCCSFPLSIYGGRRVRLESWRSAQEQGTLAAANMLGLEEAVSSVPWFWSDQYDMTLQIAGLAEGAATHQRRDLGAGAFILFHLDADGRLIAASGIGPGNAVARDIRLAEMLIAARAHPDPAALAANDIKLKSLLAA is encoded by the coding sequence GTGGCTCATTTCGTTATCCTGGGCGCAGGCGAATGCGGGGCGCGCGCCGCATTCGCATTGCGGGAAAAGGGTTTTGACGGCGAGATCACGCTTGTTGGAGCCGAAGCTCTTCATCCCTATGAACGCCCGCCGCTTTCGAAAGCGGGTTCCGCCGATGCAAACGCTCCGAAATTCATTGCTACGGTGGAAAAATATGCCGAAAGCGGCATCCGGCTGCTGACCGGCCTGGAAGCCAGGGATGTCGACACGACATCCAAGACCGTCACGCTTTCCCAAGGGACGACGCTTTCTTATGACAAGCTTCTGCTGGCGACGGGTGCCGCCGCGCGTTCTTTCCCCGGCGCGCCGGAGGGCAGCGCCCATATTCGCTCGCTGCGGACGCATCACGATGCAACGGCACTGCGCGATGTCATGAAGCCGGGGCGGCATATTGCCATCATCGGCGGCGGCTTCATCGGGCTGGAACTTGCAGCGACCGCACGGCTGCTCGGCGCCGAGGTCACCGTGATCGAGGGGCTGGAACGCGTGCTGAAGCGCGGCGTGCCGGAAGAGATCGCTCATCTCCTGACCGAGCGCCACCGCGCGGAAGGCGTCGAGATCCGCTGCGGCGTCTCGATCGAGGCGCTGACCGTGGAACGCGGCAAGGCGCTGATCAGACTGTCGACCGACGAGGCGATAACAGCCGATCTCGTCCTGGTCGGCATCGGCGCGCGGCCGAATGTCGAGATCGCCGAAAGGGCGGGGCTCACGATCGACAATGGCATTGCCGTCGACGCATATCTCCAGACCTCGGCACCGGATGTTTTTGCCGCCGGCGACTGCTGCTCCTTCCCGCTGTCGATCTATGGCGGCCGGCGAGTGCGGCTCGAATCCTGGCGTAGCGCCCAGGAGCAGGGCACATTGGCCGCGGCCAACATGCTCGGTCTCGAGGAAGCCGTTTCATCCGTGCCATGGTTCTGGTCGGATCAATACGACATGACGCTGCAGATTGCGGGCCTTGCCGAAGGGGCTGCCACGCATCAGCGCCGCGACCTCGGCGCAGGCGCCTTCATTCTCTTTCATCTCGATGCCGATGGCCGATTGATCGCCGCAAGCGGCATCGGGCCGGGCAATGCGGTGGCACGCGACATCCGCCTCGCCGAAATGCTGATCGCCGCGCGCGCCCATCCCGATCCGGCAGCGCTCGCAGCCAACGACATCAAACTGAAATCCCTGCTGGCCGCCTGA
- a CDS encoding LacI family DNA-binding transcriptional regulator — MRRPTISDLARASGVSVATVDRVLNARHRVREETARRVYDAAQEIGYHAVGLIRQRVFEDLPQYKLAFLLQKPTQSFYQSFVREIETAARLVTNARIQTQIDFPSAATPAAIVEKIKTLGARNQAVALVGPDYPAVTTAVEELKERGIPVFSLLSDLATGVRDAYVGVNNRKVGRTAAWMVARTAKKPGKVACFVGSHRFHGHELREIGFRSYFRENAPEFDVVDTLINLETAEITHEATLTLLQKHPDLVGLYVCGGGMEGAISAFREEGVGGRIVLVVNELTPESKAGLADDIVTMVVATPLPALCKELLSLMLGAIEHGEAAVPGQSFLPFDIYISENI; from the coding sequence ATGCGTCGTCCCACCATATCCGATCTTGCCCGCGCCTCCGGCGTCAGTGTCGCCACCGTCGACCGGGTTCTCAATGCCCGCCACCGCGTGCGGGAGGAAACGGCGCGACGGGTCTATGACGCGGCGCAGGAGATCGGCTATCATGCCGTCGGCCTGATCAGACAGCGCGTCTTCGAGGATCTGCCGCAATATAAGCTGGCCTTCCTGCTGCAGAAACCGACGCAGTCTTTCTATCAGAGCTTCGTGCGCGAGATCGAAACCGCAGCGCGTCTGGTGACCAACGCGCGCATCCAGACGCAGATCGACTTTCCCTCAGCCGCGACGCCGGCGGCGATCGTCGAGAAGATCAAGACGCTCGGTGCCCGCAATCAGGCCGTTGCTCTCGTCGGCCCGGATTATCCGGCGGTGACAACGGCGGTCGAGGAGCTGAAGGAGCGCGGCATTCCGGTCTTCTCGCTGCTCTCCGATCTCGCCACCGGCGTGCGTGACGCCTATGTCGGCGTCAACAATCGCAAGGTCGGGCGCACTGCTGCCTGGATGGTTGCGCGAACGGCGAAGAAGCCCGGCAAGGTCGCCTGTTTCGTCGGCAGCCATCGTTTCCACGGCCATGAATTGCGGGAGATCGGCTTCCGCTCCTATTTCCGCGAGAATGCCCCTGAGTTCGATGTCGTCGATACGCTGATCAATCTGGAGACCGCCGAAATCACCCATGAGGCGACGCTGACGCTGCTGCAAAAACATCCTGACCTCGTCGGCCTTTATGTCTGTGGCGGCGGCATGGAGGGGGCGATTTCCGCATTCCGCGAGGAAGGCGTCGGCGGCCGGATCGTGCTTGTCGTCAACGAGCTGACGCCGGAGAGCAAGGCCGGTCTCGCCGACGATATCGTCACCATGGTGGTCGCCACCCCGCTGCCGGCTCTCTGCAAGGAGCTTTTATCGCTGATGCTCGGCGCGATCGAGCATGGCGAGGCCGCGGTTCCCGGCCAATCCTTCCTGCCCTTTGATATCTACATCTCCGAGAACATCTGA
- a CDS encoding 3-methyl-2-oxobutanoate hydroxymethyltransferase, with amino-acid sequence MKKHRRATVADLLAEKGKRQLTMLRVTSLEEAEAAEKAGIDIVSVPPSLLGPVFREIAPTPFAIPGLEYGDHVSAEDYLRAAFAALKAGGDAVYCAASLQTIRRMRDEGIPVCGHLGLIPSKATWTGGFRAVGKTAASAAEIWRQTKALEEAGAFAAEIEVVPGDVAAAISSNTSMLMISMGAGSGCDAQYLFADDVLGANRDHYPRHAKVYRNFAAEHDRLQRERIAAFTEFAEDVRTGAYPEKRHNVGIDEAELKVFLDRLRSETGNS; translated from the coding sequence ATGAAGAAACATAGACGCGCGACCGTCGCCGATCTGCTTGCGGAAAAGGGCAAGCGCCAGCTCACCATGCTGCGCGTCACCTCGCTGGAGGAGGCGGAAGCGGCCGAAAAGGCGGGCATCGACATCGTCTCGGTGCCACCCTCGCTGCTCGGCCCGGTCTTTCGTGAGATCGCCCCGACGCCCTTTGCCATTCCGGGCCTCGAATATGGCGACCATGTCTCGGCCGAGGACTATCTGCGCGCCGCCTTTGCCGCGCTGAAGGCCGGCGGCGATGCGGTCTATTGCGCCGCCAGCCTGCAGACGATCCGGCGCATGCGCGACGAGGGCATCCCCGTCTGCGGCCATCTCGGGCTGATCCCGTCCAAGGCGACCTGGACCGGCGGCTTCCGCGCCGTCGGCAAGACGGCGGCAAGTGCGGCCGAGATCTGGCGGCAGACCAAGGCCCTGGAAGAGGCCGGCGCCTTCGCCGCCGAAATCGAAGTCGTGCCGGGCGATGTCGCTGCCGCCATCAGCAGCAACACCTCGATGCTGATGATCTCCATGGGCGCCGGCAGCGGCTGCGACGCCCAATATCTCTTCGCCGACGACGTGCTCGGCGCCAATCGTGATCACTATCCCCGCCATGCCAAGGTCTATCGCAATTTCGCCGCCGAACACGATCGGCTGCAGCGCGAACGCATCGCCGCCTTCACGGAGTTCGCCGAGGATGTCCGGACCGGCGCCTATCCGGAAAAGCGCCACAACGTCGGCATCGACGAGGCGGAGCTGAAGGTTTTCCTGGACCGGCTGAGAAGTGAGACGGGCAATAGCTAA
- a CDS encoding type II toxin-antitoxin system VapB family antitoxin, with translation MALNIKDPVTEKLARELAEKTGENITTATRRALEERLRRVSSRPRKEELLRDVEAIQNRIQALPILDNRSADDILGYDENGLPT, from the coding sequence ATGGCTCTCAACATCAAAGATCCTGTTACCGAAAAGCTCGCCCGCGAGCTTGCGGAAAAGACTGGTGAAAACATTACAACGGCGACCCGGCGCGCGCTTGAGGAGCGTTTGCGGCGGGTCAGCAGTCGTCCACGCAAGGAGGAACTGCTGCGCGACGTCGAGGCGATCCAGAACCGGATCCAGGCGCTGCCGATCCTCGACAACCGCAGCGCCGACGACATTCTCGGCTATGACGAGAATGGATTGCCGACCTGA
- a CDS encoding MocE family 2Fe-2S type ferredoxin, which yields MSGNWIEVCGKDEIDEEDVIRFDHGGRTFAVYRSPDDEFFATDGLCTHEHIHLADGLVMDEIIECPKHNGRFNYKTGEAKGAPVCVNLKTYPVKVEGGTVFISV from the coding sequence ATGAGCGGAAACTGGATCGAAGTCTGCGGCAAGGACGAGATCGACGAAGAGGATGTCATCCGCTTCGATCATGGTGGGCGCACCTTCGCGGTCTACCGCAGCCCCGATGACGAATTCTTCGCGACCGACGGGCTCTGCACGCATGAACATATCCATCTCGCCGACGGGCTTGTCATGGATGAGATCATCGAGTGTCCGAAACATAATGGCCGCTTCAACTATAAGACGGGCGAAGCCAAGGGCGCACCGGTCTGCGTCAATCTCAAGACCTATCCCGTCAAGGTCGAAGGCGGCACCGTCTTCATCTCGGTCTGA
- a CDS encoding fatty acid desaturase family protein: protein MATETKKRDYDLLGESGRAAVETGLAAAEWYHTDIPRKEMKALMQRSDAPAIRDTVIWLGSMLVLAGLGMYFWGSWIALPFFLAYGVLYGSASDSRWHECGHGTAFKTRWMNDAVYQIACFMIMRNPVTWRWSHARHHTDTVIVGRDPEIAVMRPPDLFRLVLNFFGILDAWHAIVDMLRNAFGGVSAAEKTFIPEMEQPKAIRFARIWLAIYIATIAVAISMGSILPLMLIGLPRLYGAWHHVLTGLLQHGGLADNVIDHRLNSRTVYMNPISRFIYWNMNYHVEHHMFPMVPYHALPRLHAMIQHDLPAPNASIWSGYREMIPAFLRQLRNEDYFLKRELPATARPYREEFHNELAPAAQ, encoded by the coding sequence ATGGCGACCGAGACAAAGAAGCGTGATTACGACCTGCTCGGCGAAAGCGGCCGCGCCGCCGTCGAGACGGGGCTGGCGGCAGCCGAATGGTATCACACCGATATTCCGCGCAAGGAGATGAAGGCGCTGATGCAGCGCTCCGATGCGCCGGCGATCCGAGACACCGTCATCTGGCTCGGCAGCATGCTGGTCTTGGCCGGGCTCGGCATGTATTTCTGGGGCTCGTGGATCGCGCTGCCCTTCTTCCTCGCCTATGGCGTGCTCTACGGCTCGGCCTCCGACAGCCGCTGGCATGAATGCGGTCACGGCACCGCCTTCAAGACGCGCTGGATGAACGATGCCGTCTACCAGATCGCCTGCTTCATGATCATGCGCAATCCGGTGACCTGGCGCTGGAGCCATGCGCGCCATCACACCGATACCGTCATCGTCGGCCGCGATCCCGAGATCGCCGTCATGCGGCCGCCCGATCTCTTCCGGCTGGTGCTCAATTTCTTCGGCATTCTCGACGCCTGGCATGCGATCGTCGACATGCTGCGCAATGCCTTCGGCGGCGTCAGCGCGGCGGAAAAGACCTTCATTCCCGAAATGGAGCAGCCGAAGGCAATCCGTTTCGCCCGCATCTGGCTGGCGATCTATATCGCGACGATCGCCGTGGCGATCTCCATGGGTTCGATCCTGCCGCTGATGCTGATCGGCCTGCCGCGCCTCTACGGCGCCTGGCACCATGTGCTGACCGGGTTGCTGCAGCATGGCGGCCTGGCCGACAATGTCATCGACCACCGGCTGAACAGCCGCACGGTCTATATGAACCCGATCAGCCGCTTCATCTACTGGAACATGAACTACCACGTCGAACATCACATGTTCCCGATGGTGCCCTATCACGCGCTGCCCAGGCTGCACGCGATGATCCAGCACGACCTGCCGGCGCCGAACGCGTCGATCTGGTCCGGCTACCGCGAGATGATCCCGGCCTTCCTGCGCCAGCTGCGCAACGAGGATTATTTTCTGAAGCGCGAACTGCCGGCCACCGCGAGGCCCTATCGCGAAGAATTCCACAACGAGCTGGCTCCGGCCGCGCAATAA
- a CDS encoding TIM barrel protein produces the protein MTSIRFALNHMAAPLLAIDDFFALAKSLGIDSVEIRNDLSGNAILDGTKPEAIREAAARHGLTIISINALQRFNEWNEARASEAQELIDYASASGAKALVLVPKNDGTGCADGERQANLRQSLVALKPMLDEAGIIGLVEPLGFEICSLRSKTEAAEAIKELGAQSTFRLVHDTFHHHLAGEAATFPELSGLVHISGVSDPAVSVADMRDSHRVLVDGDDRLDNAGQIKALLQAGYAGPFSFEPFAAEVHAVKDPAGALRASMEYLSTRV, from the coding sequence ATGACTTCGATCCGCTTTGCGCTCAACCATATGGCCGCACCGTTGCTCGCCATCGATGATTTCTTCGCCCTGGCAAAGTCGCTCGGCATCGACTCGGTCGAGATCCGCAACGACCTTTCCGGCAATGCCATTCTCGACGGCACCAAACCCGAAGCGATCAGGGAAGCCGCCGCCCGTCACGGGCTGACGATCATTTCGATCAACGCCTTGCAGCGTTTCAACGAGTGGAATGAAGCTCGTGCGAGCGAAGCGCAGGAACTGATCGATTATGCCAGCGCATCCGGCGCCAAGGCGCTCGTCCTCGTTCCGAAGAACGACGGCACCGGCTGCGCCGATGGTGAACGCCAGGCCAATCTGCGCCAGTCTCTGGTGGCGCTGAAGCCGATGCTTGACGAAGCCGGGATCATCGGTCTCGTCGAGCCGCTCGGTTTCGAGATCTGCTCGCTGCGTTCGAAGACCGAGGCGGCCGAGGCGATCAAGGAACTCGGCGCACAATCGACCTTCAGGCTCGTCCACGACACTTTCCACCATCACCTTGCCGGCGAAGCGGCGACCTTCCCTGAGCTCTCCGGTCTCGTGCACATCTCGGGCGTCAGCGACCCCGCCGTTTCCGTTGCCGATATGCGCGATTCCCACCGCGTGCTCGTCGACGGCGACGACCGGCTCGACAATGCCGGGCAGATCAAGGCGCTGCTGCAGGCTGGTTATGCCGGCCCGTTCTCCTTCGAGCCCTTTGCGGCTGAGGTGCATGCGGTCAAGGACCCGGCCGGTGCGCTTCGCGCCAGCATGGAGTATCTCAGCACACGGGTTTGA
- the nadA gene encoding quinolinate synthase NadA, whose product MNYPVSASSLYERVSRVIPKAEWMTFENDVDAILELKRRRNAVILAHNYQTPEIFHGVADIVGDSLALARKAIEVDADVIVLAGVHFMAETAKLLNPEKTVLIPDLGAGCSLADSITPEDIALLRQAHPGVPIVTYVNTSAAVKAASDICCTSGNAKQVVESLGVPKVLMIPDEYLARNVARETDVEIIAWHGHCEVHELFTAEDVRQLRENHPGVTVLAHPECPPEVVAEADFAGSTAVMSDYVGRQKPARVVLLTECSMSDNVAVHHPDVEFIRPCNLCPHMKRITLANIRAALEENRHEVTVDPAIAVAARRAVERMLAI is encoded by the coding sequence ATGAATTATCCTGTTTCCGCATCCTCGCTCTACGAGCGCGTCAGCCGCGTCATTCCCAAAGCCGAATGGATGACGTTCGAAAATGACGTCGACGCCATCCTCGAGCTCAAGCGCCGCCGCAACGCCGTCATTCTTGCGCATAACTACCAGACGCCGGAGATCTTCCACGGGGTAGCCGATATCGTCGGCGACAGCCTGGCGCTCGCCCGCAAGGCGATCGAGGTCGATGCTGATGTCATCGTGCTGGCCGGCGTGCATTTCATGGCCGAGACTGCCAAGCTCCTGAACCCGGAGAAAACCGTACTGATCCCCGATCTCGGCGCCGGCTGTTCGCTGGCGGATTCGATCACGCCCGAGGATATTGCCCTGCTGCGCCAGGCCCATCCCGGCGTGCCGATCGTCACCTACGTCAACACCTCGGCCGCAGTGAAGGCTGCCTCCGACATCTGCTGCACCTCGGGCAATGCCAAACAGGTGGTGGAATCGCTCGGCGTGCCGAAGGTGCTGATGATCCCGGACGAATATCTGGCCCGCAACGTCGCCCGCGAAACGGATGTCGAGATCATCGCCTGGCATGGTCATTGCGAGGTGCATGAACTCTTCACCGCCGAGGATGTGCGCCAACTGCGCGAAAACCATCCCGGCGTGACCGTTCTCGCCCATCCGGAGTGCCCGCCCGAGGTGGTGGCGGAAGCCGATTTCGCCGGCTCTACCGCCGTGATGTCGGATTATGTCGGCAGGCAGAAGCCGGCACGTGTCGTGCTGCTCACCGAATGCTCGATGAGCGACAATGTCGCCGTGCACCACCCCGACGTCGAATTCATTCGCCCCTGCAATCTCTGCCCGCATATGAAGCGGATCACGCTGGCCAATATCCGCGCGGCCCTCGAGGAAAACCGCCACGAAGTGACCGTCGATCCGGCAATTGCGGTGGCTGCGCGCCGTGCCGTCGAAAGGATGCTGGCGATATGA